The Pelodiscus sinensis isolate JC-2024 chromosome 24, ASM4963464v1, whole genome shotgun sequence genomic interval TGGCTGTGCAGCCCTGTTGCCATGCTCCTCCCCAGAACTGGCAGCATGTCAGGCCTCTCTCTATTGCAAATAGCTTTGAGTTCTGGTGAGATGCTATGGAAAATCATTTGATCCTGCTGATGACCCAGGCACTGCCTTGTTTCCGATTGGTGTCGTGCACCACCCATGCCACCCAATACTTAGGAATATTCCTCACTGGCTACTAGATAAAGCCATACAAACACCCCCGTAAATTGTTTCAGTCCAACCACCCCTCCTCCGTTGGGTACTGATTTAGCAAAACCCAAAGGGACAGGCCATGTGGGTTTCAGCCACAGCTCTACAATCTGGGGAATGAGCTGAGAAATGGATCCAGTTCTGACCCATCTATGCGTTGCTATCCACAACTGacttaaaacaaaacattccCTACGGCccatgttccctgtaagatgagcgcttgggcagccacccagagattcaaatgctgcccagctgattagcaaagtgcctgTAGGTGGCACCAGgtatttctcctggtggtgcacatccacacagcctttggtgcacataacaaaatttattctgcacagggatggggaaaaattagagagaacactgcctgctgctgcctttactatcccttgggggaggaggggagtgtagAAGTGACTCTTGCGCTCtcactttctcacacacacacatacacagacatACATAGAGAAATCAGTTCCTTGTGTGAAAATTTTTTGTCCCCATAGGTCAGTGATACTCAGACAGATGCCTGCGAGCTTCAACTGGCTCTTTAATATGTCTCCTGCGGCTTCGGAGTGaaccaatcaggatgcttttactatgttattaaccaattgtAGCTGATAAAATACTACTACTTGGCCAGTCGTTTGGCTGTGTGCATCATAGATATATGTCATGTCCCTATAGTGAATGGAGcaatgaattcacactactgTGGCTCTCCTCGGGAATGCTGGTCcctaatttggctcctgaggcTGGAGTATGACTGAACTGGAACTTAGTAGGTAAGTTGTAAGACAACTTCTAGGTAGGAAACCACCACCCCACAGTTTGTGCatttggccagcagggggcagcattgTGCGTGTGCCCTAGGCACAGAAAAAGGGACGGAGCCGGCTCCTTTCAGGATCCTTGCTTGTTAAAGGGTTCATCAGCTGGGTTTGGTTACAAATTCCTCAGTGGCTCTGTCCAGGGCATGTGTGTGTGACATGTGACAGCTGCCATTTGGCAGATATGAGGGATTGAGAACCATGACTTCCAGTGCTCAACGCAGGCACGGCTACCACATGGGCTAAAGATGGCATCTGGTGGGTTCTGGGATTTCCCATCCTTTTGCAATGTCAACATTTTTCTTCTCCCAAATGGAATCCCGAAATCTCAGCCTTGTTTTGTTGCAAACCCAAAAGCTCCCCCGGCCCAAATCTTTTTGGTGGATATTTCTGtgttgagtatcagaggggtagccgtgttagtctgaagctGCAAGAACattgagaagtcctgtggcctcttctagactaacagatgtattggggcataagctttcgtgggcaaagacccacttcgtcagatgcatgtagtggaaattccggAGGCAGGTATAATGAATGGACCtccttatctctagccttactcttgattggaactcctTTCTTATgcttgtatatttatacctgcctctggaatttccactacatgcatctgacaaagtgggtctttgcccacgaaagcttatgctccaataaatcggttagtctataaggtgccacaggactccttgttgttattTCTATGTTGGTACATTGGAAACATTCCATTTCCGCGCTGACCTCTGAAAAGTTAAAAGCGGGACACTAAGCTCGGCTGCCAAAGGAAACGTCCGTCGGAGCGGAACACTGGGAACGTTTCGTTCCGAGGCGGCCGAAATGGGACGTCGTTTCCATGGTTTTCAATGAAAACGTTGATGAAACTGACATATTCCTGTGGGACATAGTGGTTTGGACGGATCAGTCCTTTCCTATGGAAAAACTGTATTGTGGAAAAAGTCCCACCCAGGTCCACTCCTTAAGTGGCATTGTAGCAGGGACATACTTTGCATGGACACTCATCAGTGCTTTATACCCACATCTATGCTGCAGACAGATGGGCTCCATCCAGTTTTCATGGCCTTTGACACTGCGATGTGAATTTGGTTCCAAATTCCACAGCTGAACTGTAGCCTTCTAACCAGCTGACTGAAAACCCCACATTCAACCCCCACCATTGTCCCAGATACATTAATCCCTGCAAGTCTATGGCTAGCCACTTTATATCCATCCGTATCTGCATCTGGGATGTAGatgtgggtatctgcatctggGATGTAGATGTGggtatccacagctcatttttgtggatatggatgtggattAGAATGTAGTAGGTAAGCTGTAAGAGaactccgagggtatgtctacactacaattttgtcggaaaagcagccgtttttccgacaaaacttgagttacgcccacactgcaattgcgttcttctgcaagaaaatcaaaagaacggcAGGGTTttcccggcattggtaatcctcattctacgaggaagaagcctttttccaaaagagctctttcacaaaaaaagtGCGTGGACAGCGAAGAGggatttcttttggaagaagaggaaagaggacaacgcacaggtgccctggtggccattccacccatagaaATCCTAGCTTACAcgtaagagagcatccattcagtctggacgctctcttttgaaaaatcagatcgcttttttgatgcacttttgcattgtggatgctctctttggctatgtctagactgcaagcctctttcgaaagagcctctttcgaaagatactttcgaaagagcctctttcgaaagagagcgtctagactgcacattgaactttcgaaaaagcggcttgctttttcgaaagaaagcatccagtgagtctggatgctctctttcgaagaagccctatttacattgaagaacgccttctttcgaaagaggaactttcgaaagaaggtgttcttcctcgtgaaatgaggtttaccgccatcgaaagaaaagccgcgttctttcgatttaatttcgaaagaacgcggcttgagtctggacgcaggggaagttttttcggaaaaaggctacttttcccgaaaaaacccctgagtctggacacagcctttcagaaaaaagatctcttccgaaaaaagcttctttcgaaagaagcctgcagtaagAAACCTCCCCCCTGCAGTTTGTGCATTTGGCCAACAGGGGGCAGCATTGTGCTTGTGCTACCCTAGGCACAGAaaaaggggcggggcggggtgggcgTGTCTCCTGATCCTTGCTTGTTAAggtttgtatccatgcagggctctagagATACAGATCTGAAACCGTACTCACAAGCTGTATGAAGGCCTCATGTATCTGCAGCAAACTAGCCCCATACCCTGCAGCAAAAGGCCCTGGATTCTGCAGGAAACTAGAAATCCCAGAACAGCATCAGACACACGGAATTAATAAGGTTTCTATTAAACTAAGCATGGCAGTGGCTAATGCAGGCAAGCATGAGATACAGTAGGCTAGCTATTCCGCTGGCTAATTTAATCAGATGCTGCCCCTATAATTTTAAGCTCAAATTCTCAGGCGATGTCACAGTCAAAGTGAGACACCGATTAACACAAACCACGAATTTGGCCCTTCCTTTTCAGTGCGCTGCAGAATTTTGTAACAAAAAAGGGTTAAGTGCTTACTGAGAGCAattggggaaggaggtgggagtggAAGCATGGTACCAGTTGAACTAGGAGCAGTTTGGGGCTTTCGGTACCTGGGGATATAATTGGGAATTGTGAGATGCTAATTGCAGTGCAACAGTTCCGCTAAAATCAGCAGTGAACTAGCTAACAATGTTGTTGTCTATTTGGCCTTCAGTAGGGTTCAGAGTCAACACACAACTGGGATATGTTCACATCTCTTCGCATGAGCATTGTAGGCTGTCTAAAGACTGGCTCAGGCCACACTGGATAAGATACACACCAATCAGGGAAGGTTGGCTTAGCTGCCACTAGGACTAGAAGCGTATTTCTGCGAACAGAAGAGGGAGCtgagtgggggatggaggggaggtcTGCAGAGTAGAGGGCCTTGATTTCAGTCTCCTTGTGCTTATCGGGAGACCTGTGCAAACGTGAACTCCTTTAGTTAACTCGGACTTCGCAGCATTGCTCAGTAATGTGCAAGGAAACCTGAGCATGGTGCAGCAGCATCACTTGGTATCTAGGGGCCAGATCTTCCTGCTGGGAgtgaggcacctaaatacctttgacaaACGGGCTTAAGGCCTTGTCTGCAATGGGGTTTGTTTGCACCGCTGCCACTGAGCCGGTGCAAATCTCTTGCCCTGACAAGGTACGGCTGTGCCGCAGGCCCACGCCGCACAGCGCCCCTGGTGGAAAATCAGGGTAACTCATGTctgcgctggggggcggggctagcaTTACAGAGCGAGGTTCGGACGGGCCCAGAAACGGTTTCTCTTCTGCTTGGTGATGCTTTGCTCAGTTCCTCCCCCTGGGCCTAGATGGTTTATCCCAGCCCTCTCACCAGacattggggataacttcttgtgCGTTCCCGGTCATATTGCTTGGTCTACGGGcgtggctctgccacagaccgAATGCTAACTAAATAACGAAGAGGACGTAGCCTTTCTATAGCGCCTCGGGTCCCGGGATCTCAAAGCGCTTTACAGACACAGGTCGGTATCATTACCCCCCATTTGAcaggatggggaaactgaggcacagagcggaaGCATCACTGGTCTGGCATCACCCAGCGCATCAGCGGCAGAGACAGGCAGAAACCCGAGAGTCCTTCATGCCCAGACCATTAGACAACACTCTCTCTCCCGAAGCTGGGACGAGAGCCCCGTGCCGAAAATAGCTCCGCGCTCCCACCTGAGAGGCCTCCAAGGGGTTTGACTTCCAGTGGGCGAGTGCTCGTCAGAGTCCGAAGAACAGTTTGGGCGTCACAAATCACTAGGCCTTTATGAAGACGCTGCCCTTGGTCTCCCTTAATTGCGCTCATCAgaccctgctgcccagccccggAGGCGGGGAGCGAACCCAGGTGTCCAGCTGGCGTTCACACGAATAAATACCATATTGCAGGGAGCAGCACGTGTGGGGGGACCTGGACCAGGCACAAACCTCTGCCGTAAACTGGAAGAAACTTCCGACGGCCACGCTCCTGCGCTTGCCCCCAAATCGCACTTTCATTCGCTTTCTCTTCCCCGGCCTTGGCATCTCCAGCCCGTGTCTGGAAGGGGACGGGGCCCACGCGTGTCCCTCCTAGATGCCAGACGGAGGAGGGAGCAGCCGGTAGACGCCGTTGTCGTCCCACCCCCAACGGAGGCCACGTTTCCCGTAGGACTCCGGGTGCCCTGTGGCCACGTGGCACAGTCACGGGTGATTCCACTTGGGGGCGGGGATTTCCACTGCCACGCTGCGGCCTCGGTGCCTCCACCACGGCGGGGCCTGGCCCAGCGCCGGAGCGCTCCTGTTCCGGGCCGATGCCCTGGCCCCGGGGCCCGGCCCATCGCTAGGATAAAACCACTAGTGCACAGCAGGGCGGGGGATACACACAACCCAGACACGATGGGCTCGCCACCCCACGTGGGGCGGGAGAGATGGGATGGGGGAGTCTCCAGCTCCATCTCCCGCTCCAGCGGCAGTGAATGGGATGGGGCTAGAATAAATCGAGGCCTcgtcttctcctttcccttgTTGGGGCTTCTGTCCCTTTAAGTGGCCGGGTCGCCCTGGGCCAGCAGGTTCTGGAAGTTGACCAGCTGCTTGATCTGTTCCGTTTGCATGGAGTGCCTCCGGAGCAGCTTCTTCTTCGCTTTGGGCGAGCTGGGAGCCATGGGGATGAGCCCCCGGTGCACGGGCGAGGGGGGCCGGCCGTTGGCCCGGATGTCggggatgggagggtgggggttgatgttgagggggggcaggaagccggGCCGGGTGTGGGCGATGTGATCCAGGAGCAGGGTCCCCGATCCCCTCCGCTCCAGCAGCCCCGGGGAGCGGCGCCGCCCCGTCATGGGGGACACGGCGCTGGGGATGCTCTCCAGCGACTCCCGGGAGGAGCTGGCCGGCAGGCTCAGCGGGGAGGCGTTGTATTTCCTCCTCTCCAGGGAGATGCGGCCTGAATCGGGGGAGCCGGGGATGGAGTCCGGGCAGAGGTGCACGTCCGACTCGCAGTGCTCCATGCGGGTCAGCTTAGGGTGCACCGTGCTCCGCAGGCCGGGCGCCGGAGCCACCCCGCTCTCCTGGGCCTCGGGGGCCGTGTGGCGCCGCGAGAGAGGCTGGTGGAGGTGGCTGAAGTGAACCCTCTCGGCCCAGGCTGCCTCCGACCCTGGGGCCTCTTCCTCGGAGCCCTGGGGGGCGGCCATCTTGAAACCGGAAGGCTCCTGGCCCTCGATGCTGTGTCTCCGCGACAGCAGGCTCCTCCTGGTGATGCTCAGGCTGTTCACCTCGGCCGTGAGCCTCTCCTCCGGCGTCCGGGCCTTCTCCGCAAGGGAGGCGGCCAAGGCTGAGGGCGCCACCAGGCCCCACGGCTCTGAGTTGAGTCTCTTGAGTTGCCTGGGCCGGCCCTTGGGCGGTGGGGCCGACGACCGCTGCTCTGAGGaggcctccccctccagccccttgGCAGGAGGCGGCAGGGGGCAGCTCAGCCGGGTGGCCATGGTGAAGTTGAAGacgtccctctcctcctccttctcgcTGGCCCCGGGCGACTGGGTGGTCTTGACTTCGATGTCGGAGGGGGACATGCACAGGGCGGGCGacttctcctccagccccggggaggggggcgaaTTCAGGTACTGCTTGGTCTTCTTGGTGCCCGAGGGGGACGTATCCGTGGTGATGATGATCACCTCCTTGCCCTGGGCCTTGCAGGCGTCCAGCAGCACCTGCAGGGTCTCCCGGTCGCCCCGGTTGATGGCGTACACCAGGGCCGATGCTCCGGAGTAGTCCCTGGCGCTGGGATCGGCGCCGTGCTGCAGCAGGACCGAAGCCACCGCGGGCCCGGCCCGGTCGGCGCAGGCGTGCATCAGGGCCGTCTTGCCGGTCTTGTCGGGGATGTTGGGGTCGGCGCCGTTCTCCAGCAGGTAGCGCACCATGCGGGGCTTGTTGTGCGGGTCGTCGTAGCGGGCCCGGCAGGCGGCGATGAGCGGGGTCTCGCCCTGGGCGTTGCCCTCGTTGATATAGGCCCcgccctccagcagcaggcgggtGAGGCGGAACTTGCCCTGCCCCACGGCTTTCAGCAGGGCGCTCCCCTCCGCGTGCGGCATGGCGGCCAGCTCGCTCATCGCCAGGCGGAGCCTGGGGCCGGGCGGTCTCGTGGCGGGAAGCTGGGCTTGCGGGCAGCGAGGCGGGGCATGACACAAGCACTGCACctccctgcagagagagagagaaagagagagcatcATGGAACCGTACACCGCTGCAGCACCGTCCAGCGCCACGCACACCATCCGCCCCTGCCAACGCTGCAGCACAGCAGCTGGGTAATAGCTGCACGACCAGGCATCTCACCGATGACCCAGCCGGTGAGGaaatgcagcctgctctggggtggaacacggcAGCTGTGTAACAGCCACACAGCAACGCTGCAGTGAGATCACACAACCACTACTGACGCACAGCCAGCGCTGGCGGGCAGCTGCTTAATAGCCCATAGCCACGGTGCAAAAAGGTTGCTCGCCCAGCACTgacatgcagccagctctggggtgggacacggGAGTTGTGGGACAGCTGCTCCATCATGCTGCACAGGAAATGCTCACCCCACGCTAAATGCAGCAAGTTCTGGGGGGAAGGACAGCATGGCCGCTGCTTTAAAGGTGCAGCTACACTCCACGGGGATTACTCAGCAggcactgaaatgcagcctgctctgggGTGGAACGTGGGAGCTGTTTAACAGCCACACAGCAACGCTGCAGTGAGGTCACACAACCACTACTGACGCACAGCCAGCGCTGGCGGGCAGCTGCTTAATAGCCCATAGCCACGGTGCAAAAAGGTTGCTCGCCCAGCACTgacatgcagccagctctggggtgggacacggGAGTTGTGGGACAGCTGCTCCATCATGCAGcaagttcgggggggggggcagcatggCCGCTGCTTCAAAGGTGCAGCTACACTCCACGGGGATTACTCAGCAggcactgaaatgcagcctgctctggggtggaacatgggaGCTGTTTAACAGCCTCACAGCACCACTGTTCAGGGATCAGTCACCCAACACGGAAGTGCAGCCACTTCTGCGGGGAGGTGGTGAGGCAGAAATGTAATGGCATATGCCCAGGCTGCACAGCAATTAGGACAGGCAGTGACGCTGGCCAAGAGGTGGGGTTAAGCAGACAGACTCTCCTTGTTCATATTGAAATTGGGCCTGGCTAAGAAGTGCCCTGGGATTTTGAAGGCCTTTGTGGGATACAGCCTCTGTTTCACATCTTTCCCCGACAGCCACACTGCACCCCTGGATAAGGTGGGAGGCGGGGCCTCAGTGCCGTGCGCCCAGAAGGGGCATGGCttctggtggaaggggcggggcctgggtaGCCAGCCCTCGGCGCCACCTGGAGCACCATGCCACACCCCCAGCCCTTAGCGCCGCCCGGAGCATGCAGCCCCACACTCCAGCggtaatttaaagggccccaggcccttttgactCACCAGGCTCAGAGGCAATAGCCCGCCCCGCTTACCCCCTGTTGGCAGACACCGGGCCTTCCCACGGTTGTTGCTCTGTGCTGTAATATTGGCCCAGTGCTGAAGTGGGACCACTGGCAGGGGTGTGCCTGGTTtgcagtccccccccccttccttctcacTCCTGCTGCAAAATTCAGATTTCCCAGGGAACAAAGACCAAAGCAGGTGGGAATTCAGCCATTCCTAGGGCAGGAAAACCCACCTTCCTCCCACTCGGTGTGTCAGAGAAGGGGCAGCAATAGAGCAATCCAGACGAGATGAATCCCTAACTTTAGGACCATCACccctccattttgcagatggggaaacggaGGCACGGGGCAGCACCCAAGATCCTCTAGcagcccaggagcagagctgggaatcgACTCCAGGTTTGCCTGAGTCATCCTGCATGCATGGCAGATGGGACATTGTCCTGCTCAGCTCAAGTGTAGCTGAATGCACTGTCCCTTAATCCAAGCCTAGACCTAGGTGGTGCTAGGTTCCTTCTTCAcctaatgcacagtcaacctgcggaactcattgccaggggatctTGTGAAGGCCCGAACTACAATGGGGTTCAACATGAATTCGATTCCTTCGTGGAGGGAAAGGTCTGTGGGTGGCTCTTTGCATGACCCCAtgctctgtttgccagaagctccatgtgtgaggacagaggaggATCCCTTGCTGAtcccctgctctgttcattccctctgggacaccgggcatcggccgctgtcggaagacaggaggCTGGGCGAGATGGCCCTGTGGTCTGACCCCATTGGGCCGATCTTATGTAGCACAGCCTGGCCTGCTTTTGCTTCCCAGCTCCATTCTCGTCTTGCCAGAGCGATGCTCCCCCAGCGCCACACGCCGGCCGCGGGAGAGTTAAACGCTCAGCTCACATGCCGAGCAAAACGTCGCCCGGCACTGGCAGATCTGGCTCTCCATCCCCGCCTGCCTGAAAACCCTACCAGCTGGCGCCCGCGTGGAAAAGGGTAATTAATTCCGCTCTGGGGGGCGGAACAAAACAAGTTAACAAAGCAAAAGGAGTCTGGCTGGTGAgcacattcctccccccccccccaccctgccgccCCCAGCCTCTtctgcctggcagctggggagTTGCCAGCTGGAGGGGCACGAGGAAAGGGCTGCTTCCTGCCTACTGCGCCTGAGATGTCGCGGGTGAGGTCACACAGTGGCTATCGGTGCTGCCGGCCTGGGGCCAACGGAAACGGGGCTGTGGCAGGTTGGCTTCCCGAGGGCTCTGGTTCAGGGCAAGCTGCCAGCTTGGAATAAAAGCAGATTCCCCAAAGTCCTCTGTGCCGGACCCTTTGAGACACGGAGAGGCCGCAGCTCCTCCGAAGGGCCCAGCCACTCCGTCCGCCTGGTCCGCACGGGGCACAGGAGAGGCAAGAGGGGCAAAGCAGGGAACGGGGCTGGGGGGACGGGGAAGAGAGCGCAGGGAGAGGAAGAATGCGACAGGTGGAAAGAATAAGAGCTGAGGGtcggggaaggcagggggaagggacgCGGGAAGGAGCgatggggaaaggcaggggaggaagagagaaacgGGGGCCCAGAAGAGGAGAAATAAAGAGGCATGGCCAGGGAAAAGGAAGACAGGGACAGCTAATTAGCAGGGCTAATGAACAAGCAGCATCCTACAAATCATCAGAAGCTGGCGCCAGTGCCTAACCCGGTGCCCCAGGAGCCAGGGCCTGATTGAATCATGGACACAGAGCGCTGCAGATGAATGGCGCCCACTCAGGCTGCTCGGAGCTGTCCCCGTCAGAGGCCTCAGCAGCCTGTGGttgtagcccaggggtgggcaataatgtttggggggggggcactccaagattttggcaagtggtcaagagccgcatgtctgtggagggggtgcggggtctgggacggaggaggggtgcagaagggagcttggggtagaggactagggtgcaggggggggtctgagatggagtttggctgaaggagggggctgtgattcGGGGCAGGGGTTTAGGGTACGGGGTCTGggaagggatatgggtgcaggagaggcttcTGGTCTAgaagaggggtgtaggaggggatgt includes:
- the ANKRD34A gene encoding ankyrin repeat domain-containing protein 34A; protein product: MSELAAMPHAEGSALLKAVGQGKFRLTRLLLEGGAYINEGNAQGETPLIAACRARYDDPHNKPRMVRYLLENGADPNIPDKTGKTALMHACADRAGPAVASVLLQHGADPSARDYSGASALVYAINRGDRETLQVLLDACKAQGKEVIIITTDTSPSGTKKTKQYLNSPPSPGLEEKSPALCMSPSDIEVKTTQSPGASEKEEERDVFNFTMATRLSCPLPPPAKGLEGEASSEQRSSAPPPKGRPRQLKRLNSEPWGLVAPSALAASLAEKARTPEERLTAEVNSLSITRRSLLSRRHSIEGQEPSGFKMAAPQGSEEEAPGSEAAWAERVHFSHLHQPLSRRHTAPEAQESGVAPAPGLRSTVHPKLTRMEHCESDVHLCPDSIPGSPDSGRISLERRKYNASPLSLPASSSRESLESIPSAVSPMTGRRRSPGLLERRGSGTLLLDHIAHTRPGFLPPLNINPHPPIPDIRANGRPPSPVHRGLIPMAPSSPKAKKKLLRRHSMQTEQIKQLVNFQNLLAQGDPAT